The sequence TGTTCGGCGTAGAGAATCGCAGAGAGCAACACCGCGAACTGGACATCCTCGGGCAGGTATTCGATCCCTTCGACCCCGGTCCGATAGCGTTCCTCGGCCCGCTCGAGTTCGTGCAGGACGGCCGCGGCCACGCCGGGGGTAAACTCTTTCGCCCGGATGTCCCGCTCACCGACGCCATACTTCTCGAGAGTGGCGAGCGGGAGGTAGATGCGATCGTAGTCGTCAACGTCCTCGCGCACGTCCCGGACGAAGTTCGTGAGCTGGAACGCCTCAGCGAGTGCCCTGGCGTGGGACTGGGCCGACTCGGGGAGATCTGGGGCCATCACGTCGACGAGCATCCTGGCGACGGCGACCGACGACCCGCGGAGATAGGACTCCAGATCCGCGTACGTCTCGTACCGGCGCACGGAGACGTCCGAGAGCATGGCGTCAATGAAGACGTCGATCTCCGAGGGGTCGAGGTCGTGGGTCTGGCGGAGCCGGTTCGTCGCGGCGAGGACGGGGCCGTCCGCCTCTCGTTCGCCCTTCGCCACGGCTCGGATCCGCTCCAGGCCCTCCCGTTGCTCGGCGGCCGTCGCGTCCCCCGGGTCGTCGACTATCTCGTCGGCAATCCGGAAGAAGGCATAGAGGACGTAGGTCGGATGGCGAGCCCGCTCCGGGAGGACGCGCGTTGCGACGTGGAAGGTAGCCCCGGTCTCGCGTTGTATCGCCTTGCTCTCGGCGATATCGTCCTGCGATGGCTGTTGCTGACTCACGTTGACATATCAAACACCAGCATGATGCAAGAGTGTTGGGGTAGTGGCGGGTTCGGCCCTCGAACGACCGAGTATGTCCGTCCTACCTGTCGAGTTCGGCCGATGCGTCCCGAAACATGGCGTCCAGGATTTCGGGCGTCGTCGGGTGGTAGGCCCGGTCGGGCAATCTCCGGACGTCCAGTTCCATTTCCACGACGATCTGCATCGTCTTGGCCATCGCGTCGGCGTGGTAGTGCAGCCCCTGGTAGCCCAGTACCGTCCCGTCGCGGGCGACGACGAGCGTCGCCAGCCCCTCGGGAACGTTCTTCGCCTTGAAGACACCCTCGTGGTCCGCCCGTTGGGAGACGGTGATCGGGTCGTACCCGGCTTCCTGGGCCGACTCCTCGGTGTGGCCGACCCGCGCGAACGGCAGGACGCCGAGCCCCGAAAAGACGACGTGGTGGTGGATCGGATCGTACTCCGCGAGCGAGTCGCCGGCGACGTCTCGCTGGATGTTCTCCGCGGCGTGGTAGCCCTCCTCCTTCGCGACGTGCAGGACGGGCTGGCGGCCGTTGGCGTCGCCCACCACGTAGACGCGCTCGTCGTCGATGGCCCGGAGTGTGTCGTCGACCCAGCCGGGGCCCGGCTCGATCGACGTCTCGTCGATGTCGACCCCCTCGAGCGCTGGTTTCCGGCCCGTGAACGCGAACACCTCCTCGGCCTCGAGGTCGCGGGTTTCGCCCTCGTGGGTGACCGTCATTCGGACGCCCCCCGTTGCCGTGGTTTCGATGGCCTCCGTTTGCGCCGCGAGCATGACGTCGATGTCGAAGGCGTCCTCGTAGAAGGTCCGTAGCTCCTCGCCGAACGCCTCGTCGGCCTGTCCGAGAAGCTGGGGTAACATCTCCACGACGGTCAGGTCCATCCCACCGGCCTCGCTCAGATACGGGACGAGTTCCAGCCCGACGACGCCCATTCCGATGACGAGCCCGGTGTCGGCGAAATCCGTCGCGTCGAGGACGTCGGCGCTCGTCTGTACCGGCACGTCGTCGATCCCCGGGATCGGCGGGACGTTGACGTTCGAGCCGGTTGCGACGACCACGTAGTCCGGTTCGATCGTCCGGTCACCGACCTGGAGGACTCGGTCGTCGACGAACCGGGCGGTCTCTCTCAGGAACTCGACGTCGTCGCGCTCGGCCAGCTCCTCGACGGCGTCGCGCCGGTAGCTGGCCCACTCGGCGGTATGGTCGTTTTTCCGCTCGACGACGGCCTCGATGTCGACGTCTGGAACGTCACCGACGAGCCGGTCGTCGTGTCGGGCCGCAAAGCGGTGTTCGGTGGCCGAGAGCACCTCTTTCGAGGGCATACACCCGCGGAGGATACAGAGCCCTCCCCCCGGATCGGCGTCGTCGATCATCGTCAGGTCAATCTCGGGGTCCTCGGCCAGGCGCTCGGCGGCGGCGACGCCGGCGCTGCCGTAGGCCCCGATGACTGCGACGTGGGTCATACTCTCCGTTGGGGCAAGCCGGACAAACGCCCTTTGATCCCTGCCCGGTCTCGCCGCTATTCGTCGCGGTTCCGCCACACTTAGTAGCGCTGTAGCCCAGCACTGGCGTATGGATCTCCCGATTCGCGACCGTCTCGACCCGGTCGGCACGGTGGCGGGCGCGTTCGTCGTCTTGCTCTCGCTCTCGATTCTCCTCACCCGGCCCTGGCGATACACGGGCGAGGGAGCAATGATGGGGCTGCAGATCGTCGGTGCGGTGGCCGCCCTCGCCATCGGTGTCGGCCTCGCCTATCTCGCTCACGTCGTCGAGTAACGCACTCGTTCGCCGGGCGTGACGTCGCCGGTCAGACGATGGGGAGAAACCGGAACGTCAGGTACGAGAGCCCCGTCGCGACCGACGGCCCGATGATCCAGAAGGCGACGAATCGGGCCACGGTCGAGGGGTCGAACAGCTGTGTTACGTTCTTTACGTTCTCGGGATCCTCCTCACCCACTCCGGAGACCTCGTCCGGCTCGGCGGTGAGCGAGTCCACGGAAACCGGTGCCTCGACGTCGCCTTTCACCAGATCGGCCCCCGACGTCGGCCGGGTCGCACGCCCCCAGCCCAGACCCACGATCGTCATGACCGTCGACAGCGCGAGACTGATGGGGATCCCAAGCCACGACGCGGCGGTCGTGATGCTGGCGCCGACGACCATGACGATCAGCGCCGCCAGCAACGGCAGGTCGGTCAGGTCGTTTCCGACCGACTCCATCGTCCGCCGGGCGATCGTGAACGCGCCAAGCCCGATCGCGACCGTCCCCAGCACGATCGCCTGGTCCATGCCGACGAGACCCCCGCCGACCAGGGGCGCGACCGCGTTCGCGACGTTGCTCGCGCCCGCGCTGAACGCCATGTACGAGGCGATGAGAAGAACGGCCACCGTACTGGCGACCTCTTTGTGTGTCGTCCCCGGTCCCAGCTGCGGCACGGGGAGGGTTCCCGACCGGTCGATCGTGACGAGCGGGCCACTCGACTGCTGGAGTGCGACGGTCCGATCGAGTTGAGGGTAGAGGTACCGGCCGATGAACGCCCCGATCCAGAAGCCCAGCACGGGCGCGATGAGCCACCAGACCACGATCGACCCGATGACTGCCCAGTTCAGCTGTCGGGTGGCCAGCCCAAGCCCGGAGATCGCTCCCACGGCCGTCATCGACGTCGAAACGGGGACGCCGTACAGGTTCGCGAACAGCATTCCCAGGCCGATGAACCCGAGAACGACGATGCTCGCCTCGATAGTGAACGCCGCCTGCGGAACGAGCTGGCCCCCAAGGGTATCGATGACGTTCCGCCCGACGGTCCAGCCACCCAGAAAGACGAAAAAGGTCATGAGTGCCGCCGCGCCCGTCTTGCTGACGACCTTCGCCCCGACGGCCGGCCCCCAGGCGACACCGGTCGACGACCCCCCAATATTGAATCCAACGAAGCCAGCGGCCCCAACGGCGATGGCCAGGAGAAGCGAAATCATGTGATAACTTAGGGAGAGGATTGACGTATGGATTGTGGTTAGCCCGGCCGCTCGCCCGTTCGTGGGGCATGGTTTATCGCACTCGCAGGCGTAGCGGGCGTATGCCAATTCGGGTCCTGGTAGCGATGGACGGATCGGAGATTGCCAAGGCCGCTCTCGAATACGCACTCGACGTTCACGCGGACGCGGACATCACCGTCCTTCACGTCGTCGGTCAACCGACGGCGATGATGGGCGAAGCGGTCAGCCTGGCGTTCGAAGACGACATAGAGACGGCGGCCGAGGATCTCGCGGCAGACGTTTTCGACGAGGCGCGGGATATCGCGGCGGCGCACGACGCCGAGATTTCGACGGAGGTTGGCTGGGGAACTCCTGCCAAGGAGATTGTCTCGGAGGCCGAGGGGTTCGATACCGTCGTCATCGGGAGCCACAGTGGCTCACTGGCCGATCGCCTCTTCGTCGGCAACGTCGCCGAGAAGGTTTTCCGGCATTCACCCACGCCGGTCACGGTCGTTCGGTAAATTGCTCACGGGCCCGATCCGCCGCGGTCGTGGCGGGAGGTGACGAACAGGGCGTCGGCGATGAGCGCCCCGCTTACAAAATCAATTAGATAGAAGTTCGAGAACGTTGGCACTTCTACTGAGAGTGATGATCTGATATTGCGTTACTGTTCTCCGAGTGAGCGGTTCGAAGAACCCGAACGAGGAGATCCCCCGCGACCGCGATAGCGGTCGCGGAACGTTTTTAGTCCAGGTTTTTGCGACGAGTGGTTCGCCGGAGGCGAACCCGAGGAGTAAAAAAGTGGAGCGGGCCGGGAGGGAGTTGAACCGAGCCGAGACGGTCGCTCACTGCGTTCGCGCTGCGTCTCGTCGGGCTCAACTCCCTCCATGGCCGCTTCGCTCCTCACCTTTGTTCGTCGCAGAAGCGGGCCGGGAGGGAGTTGAACCCTCGACCGTCTGGTTAAAAGCCAGACGCTCTCCCTAACTGAGCTACCGGCCCTCACTACAACTCACCGGCCGGCTGAGGTTAAACGCTTTCCTTCCGGACGCCACGCTTCGACGACGCCACCGCGACCGTCTCGCCGGGTGCGGGCGCGCTCGCGTCGAACCCCATGTCCCGGAGATCCGCGGCGAAGCGTTCGCACTGGTCGCCGTGGTTGACGAACACCGTCGCGTCGCGATAGGATTCGAGGAGCGAGAGCACCCCCGTACGATCGGCGTGCGCGGAGAAGTCGAACTGTCGCACACGCGCGCTGACGGGCCTGTGCCGCCCGTCGATCTCGGCGCTCCCCGTTTCGAGGAGGTCCCGACCCGGCGTCCCCTCGACCTGGTAGCCCGTCATCGCGATGAGGTTGGTCGGATTCCCGGCGACGGCCGGGACGTACGTCATCGCGGGACCA is a genomic window of Halanaeroarchaeum sulfurireducens containing:
- a CDS encoding inorganic phosphate transporter; this translates as MISLLLAIAVGAAGFVGFNIGGSSTGVAWGPAVGAKVVSKTGAAALMTFFVFLGGWTVGRNVIDTLGGQLVPQAAFTIEASIVVLGFIGLGMLFANLYGVPVSTSMTAVGAISGLGLATRQLNWAVIGSIVVWWLIAPVLGFWIGAFIGRYLYPQLDRTVALQQSSGPLVTIDRSGTLPVPQLGPGTTHKEVASTVAVLLIASYMAFSAGASNVANAVAPLVGGGLVGMDQAIVLGTVAIGLGAFTIARRTMESVGNDLTDLPLLAALIVMVVGASITTAASWLGIPISLALSTVMTIVGLGWGRATRPTSGADLVKGDVEAPVSVDSLTAEPDEVSGVGEEDPENVKNVTQLFDPSTVARFVAFWIIGPSVATGLSYLTFRFLPIV
- a CDS encoding dihydrolipoyl dehydrogenase family protein yields the protein MTHVAVIGAYGSAGVAAAERLAEDPEIDLTMIDDADPGGGLCILRGCMPSKEVLSATEHRFAARHDDRLVGDVPDVDIEAVVERKNDHTAEWASYRRDAVEELAERDDVEFLRETARFVDDRVLQVGDRTIEPDYVVVATGSNVNVPPIPGIDDVPVQTSADVLDATDFADTGLVIGMGVVGLELVPYLSEAGGMDLTVVEMLPQLLGQADEAFGEELRTFYEDAFDIDVMLAAQTEAIETTATGGVRMTVTHEGETRDLEAEEVFAFTGRKPALEGVDIDETSIEPGPGWVDDTLRAIDDERVYVVGDANGRQPVLHVAKEEGYHAAENIQRDVAGDSLAEYDPIHHHVVFSGLGVLPFARVGHTEESAQEAGYDPITVSQRADHEGVFKAKNVPEGLATLVVARDGTVLGYQGLHYHADAMAKTMQIVVEMELDVRRLPDRAYHPTTPEILDAMFRDASAELDR
- a CDS encoding universal stress protein, translating into MPIRVLVAMDGSEIAKAALEYALDVHADADITVLHVVGQPTAMMGEAVSLAFEDDIETAAEDLAADVFDEARDIAAAHDAEISTEVGWGTPAKEIVSEAEGFDTVVIGSHSGSLADRLFVGNVAEKVFRHSPTPVTVVR
- a CDS encoding phytoene/squalene synthase family protein codes for the protein MSQQQPSQDDIAESKAIQRETGATFHVATRVLPERARHPTYVLYAFFRIADEIVDDPGDATAAEQREGLERIRAVAKGEREADGPVLAATNRLRQTHDLDPSEIDVFIDAMLSDVSVRRYETYADLESYLRGSSVAVARMLVDVMAPDLPESAQSHARALAEAFQLTNFVRDVREDVDDYDRIYLPLATLEKYGVGERDIRAKEFTPGVAAAVLHELERAEERYRTGVEGIEYLPEDVQFAVLLSAILYAEHHRLIRRRGYDVLTNPPELSWLDRARAVARTTLHWKMTNDPVVTFERASAVPVESTPDSRPSASGGRFGPAVHTVADGLMRWSS